One genomic window of Silurus meridionalis isolate SWU-2019-XX chromosome 22, ASM1480568v1, whole genome shotgun sequence includes the following:
- the si:ch211-80h18.1 gene encoding filaggrin-2 isoform X1, with the protein MLSRNLVVASIAIVFLATAVSAAPVEDKEPEENDFEAEEGEEELSEEEEDDDDSKGQHMKGAGAQQATKVPKGPGVTVLPGISPVGEPPNGHKVNGAGALQASLGSASGSSVQAVGTDGSNGKDSQALPSSSHGTVHGHGSSGSKVPGAAETAYSDTASHGSSSQVALSHVSSGQMSSNHVSSLMISGHTSGSAFVSSEIQSQTEEAATTDGTAHDIGDYGESQAVHLGSQIEAPGSESILEKPETGSETETNGNGHKHLINGQETGHAGMNNFMEGTTQIDLTGGFDSYGSNLEMTGIIDHSSHDFLIGLMGGIGDGFSPDPYTDTIADHMGLNFQVESTGAGLDPGFPAIISSAQPAPHAAENGPAAYASVTSDNGAQLGSPGDTTEGADNNGADSPNINGNGRLRPVPDIHKGDAPEIGIHLYTTGEHQGLITQTDTAETLDVIYPTASPVTKIPSDTAVTSHTEGVGPQTDVTAGLIGEPVTNGHKQINITIMADSIYSSRPSNTLGYESTGVTEGIETIQIL; encoded by the exons ATGTTGTCACG AAACCTTGTAGTTGCCTCAATAGCAATTGTCTTTCTGGCTACAGCAGTTTCAGCTGCTCCAGTCGAAG aCAAAGAACCAGAGGAAAATGATTTTGAAGCAGAGGAGGGTGAGGAAGAGCTCTCAGAGGAAGAAGAGG ATGATGATGACTCCAAAGGTCAACATATGAAGG GAGCTGGAGCCCAGCAAGCCACAAAGGTGCCCAAGGGCCCTG GTGTGACTGTTCTACCTGGCATTTCTCCGGTGGGCGAACCTCCAAACG GTCACAAAGTGAATGGAGCTGGTGCTTTACAGGCAAGCCTTGGCT CAGCAAGTGGATCCTCAGTCCAGGCAGTTGGAACTGATG GAAGTAACGGAAAAGACTCTCAAGCTTTGCCTTCAAGTTCTCACG GTACAGTTCATGGTCATGGGAGCTCAGGGTCCAAAGTCCCTG GTGCAGCTGAAACTGCTTATTCAGACACTGCTTCTCATG GGTCATCAAGCCAAGTAGCACTGAGTCATGTGTCTTCAGGCCAAATGTCTTCAAACCATGTGTCAAGTCTGATGATATCAGGACACACAAGTGGCTCAGCTTTTGTTTCCTCTGAAATCCAGTCACAGACAGAGG aagcaGCAACTACAGATGGAACTGCACATGACATTGGTGACTATG GTGAAAGCCAGGCAGTTCATCTTGGATCTCAGATTGAAGCTCCAG GCTCAGAGTCAATATTAGAGAAACCAGAGACGGGTTCAGAGACTGAGACCAATG GCAATGGACACAAACATCTCATTAATGGACAGGAGACAGGACACGCAG GCATGAATAATTTCATGGAAGGCACGACTCAAATAGACTTGACAG GTGGTTTTGATTCATATGGTTCCAATCTGGAAATGACAG GCATTATAGACCATTCCAGCCATGACTTCCTTATTGGTTTAATGG GTGGCATTGGGGACGGCTTTTCTCCAGATCCTTACACCGACACTATAG CAGATCACATGGGACTCAATTTTCAGGTAGAGTCAACAG GAGCTGGATTAGATCCTGGATTTCCAGCCATTATCAGTTCAGCTCAACCAG CTCCTCACGCTGCAGAAAATGGTCCAGCTGCTTATGCCAGTG tGACCTCTGACAATGGTGCTCAACTCGGCTCCCCTGGAGATACGACAG AGGGAGCTGATAACAATGGTGCTGACTCACCCAATATAAATG GCAATGGCCGTCTCAGACCGGTTCCAGACATCCACAAAG GTGATGCTCCGGAGATCGGCATCCACCTTTACACCA CAGGTGAACACCAAGGACTCattacacaaacagacacag CAGAAACCCTGGATGTTATATACCCTACTGCTAGCCCTGTCACCAAAATCCCCT CGGACACTGCGGTCACATCACACACTGAAGGGGTGGGACCGCAAACGGACGTGACAG CAGGTTTAATAGGTGAACCAGTGACTAACGGACACAAACAGATTAACATAACAA tCATGGCTGATTCCATCTACAGCTCTAGACCATCAAATACATTAG GGTATGAAAGCACTGGTGTGACTGAAGGAATCGAAACCATACAG ATTCTGTGA
- the si:ch211-80h18.1 gene encoding filaggrin-2 isoform X3, with amino-acid sequence MLSRNLVVASIAIVFLATAVSAAPVEDKEPEENDFEAEEGEEELSEEEEDDDDSKGQHMKGAGAQQATKVPKGPGVTVLPGISPVGEPPNGHKVNGAGALQASLGSASGSSVQAVGTDGSNGKDSQALPSSSHGTVHGHGSSGSKVPGAAETAYSDTASHGSSSQVALSHVSSGQMSSNHVSSLMISGHTSGSAFVSSEIQSQTEEAATTDGTAHDIGDYGESQAVHLGSQIEAPGSESILEKPETGSETETNGNGHKHLINGQETGHAGMNNFMEGTTQIDLTGGFDSYGSNLEMTGIIDHSSHDFLIGLMGGIGDGFSPDPYTDTIADHMGLNFQVESTGAGLDPGFPAIISSAQPAPHAAENGPAAYASVTSDNGAQLGSPGDTTEGADNNGADSPNINGNGRLRPVPDIHKGDAPEIGIHLYTTGEHQGLITQTDTAETLDVIYPTASPVTKIPSDTAVTSHTEGVGPQTDVTGLIGEPVTNGHKQINITIMADSIYSSRPSNTLGYESTGVTEGIETIQIL; translated from the exons ATGTTGTCACG AAACCTTGTAGTTGCCTCAATAGCAATTGTCTTTCTGGCTACAGCAGTTTCAGCTGCTCCAGTCGAAG aCAAAGAACCAGAGGAAAATGATTTTGAAGCAGAGGAGGGTGAGGAAGAGCTCTCAGAGGAAGAAGAGG ATGATGATGACTCCAAAGGTCAACATATGAAGG GAGCTGGAGCCCAGCAAGCCACAAAGGTGCCCAAGGGCCCTG GTGTGACTGTTCTACCTGGCATTTCTCCGGTGGGCGAACCTCCAAACG GTCACAAAGTGAATGGAGCTGGTGCTTTACAGGCAAGCCTTGGCT CAGCAAGTGGATCCTCAGTCCAGGCAGTTGGAACTGATG GAAGTAACGGAAAAGACTCTCAAGCTTTGCCTTCAAGTTCTCACG GTACAGTTCATGGTCATGGGAGCTCAGGGTCCAAAGTCCCTG GTGCAGCTGAAACTGCTTATTCAGACACTGCTTCTCATG GGTCATCAAGCCAAGTAGCACTGAGTCATGTGTCTTCAGGCCAAATGTCTTCAAACCATGTGTCAAGTCTGATGATATCAGGACACACAAGTGGCTCAGCTTTTGTTTCCTCTGAAATCCAGTCACAGACAGAGG aagcaGCAACTACAGATGGAACTGCACATGACATTGGTGACTATG GTGAAAGCCAGGCAGTTCATCTTGGATCTCAGATTGAAGCTCCAG GCTCAGAGTCAATATTAGAGAAACCAGAGACGGGTTCAGAGACTGAGACCAATG GCAATGGACACAAACATCTCATTAATGGACAGGAGACAGGACACGCAG GCATGAATAATTTCATGGAAGGCACGACTCAAATAGACTTGACAG GTGGTTTTGATTCATATGGTTCCAATCTGGAAATGACAG GCATTATAGACCATTCCAGCCATGACTTCCTTATTGGTTTAATGG GTGGCATTGGGGACGGCTTTTCTCCAGATCCTTACACCGACACTATAG CAGATCACATGGGACTCAATTTTCAGGTAGAGTCAACAG GAGCTGGATTAGATCCTGGATTTCCAGCCATTATCAGTTCAGCTCAACCAG CTCCTCACGCTGCAGAAAATGGTCCAGCTGCTTATGCCAGTG tGACCTCTGACAATGGTGCTCAACTCGGCTCCCCTGGAGATACGACAG AGGGAGCTGATAACAATGGTGCTGACTCACCCAATATAAATG GCAATGGCCGTCTCAGACCGGTTCCAGACATCCACAAAG GTGATGCTCCGGAGATCGGCATCCACCTTTACACCA CAGGTGAACACCAAGGACTCattacacaaacagacacag CAGAAACCCTGGATGTTATATACCCTACTGCTAGCCCTGTCACCAAAATCCCCT CGGACACTGCGGTCACATCACACACTGAAGGGGTGGGACCGCAAACGGACGTGACAG GTTTAATAGGTGAACCAGTGACTAACGGACACAAACAGATTAACATAACAA tCATGGCTGATTCCATCTACAGCTCTAGACCATCAAATACATTAG GGTATGAAAGCACTGGTGTGACTGAAGGAATCGAAACCATACAG ATTCTGTGA
- the si:ch211-80h18.1 gene encoding filaggrin-2 isoform X4 — protein sequence MLSRNLVVASIAIVFLATAVSAAPVEDKEPEENDFEAEEGEEELSEEEEDDDDSKGQHMKGAGAQQATKVPKGPGVTVLPGISPVGEPPNGHKVNGAGALQASLGSASGSSVQAVGTDGSNGKDSQALPSSSHGTVHGHGSSGSKVPGAAETAYSDTASHGSSSQVALSHVSSGQMSSNHVSSLMISGHTSGSAFVSSEIQSQTEEAATTDGTAHDIGDYGESQAVHLGSQIEAPGSESILEKPETGSETETNGNGHKHLINGQETGHAGMNNFMEGTTQIDLTGGFDSYGSNLEMTGIIDHSSHDFLIGLMGGIGDGFSPDPYTDTIADHMGLNFQVESTGAGLDPGFPAIISSAQPAPHAAENGPAAYASVTSDNGAQLGSPGDTTEGADNNGADSPNINGNGRLRPVPDIHKGDAPEIGIHLYTTGEHQGLITQTDTETLDVIYPTASPVTKIPSDTAVTSHTEGVGPQTDVTAGLIGEPVTNGHKQINITIMADSIYSSRPSNTLGYESTGVTEGIETIQIL from the exons ATGTTGTCACG AAACCTTGTAGTTGCCTCAATAGCAATTGTCTTTCTGGCTACAGCAGTTTCAGCTGCTCCAGTCGAAG aCAAAGAACCAGAGGAAAATGATTTTGAAGCAGAGGAGGGTGAGGAAGAGCTCTCAGAGGAAGAAGAGG ATGATGATGACTCCAAAGGTCAACATATGAAGG GAGCTGGAGCCCAGCAAGCCACAAAGGTGCCCAAGGGCCCTG GTGTGACTGTTCTACCTGGCATTTCTCCGGTGGGCGAACCTCCAAACG GTCACAAAGTGAATGGAGCTGGTGCTTTACAGGCAAGCCTTGGCT CAGCAAGTGGATCCTCAGTCCAGGCAGTTGGAACTGATG GAAGTAACGGAAAAGACTCTCAAGCTTTGCCTTCAAGTTCTCACG GTACAGTTCATGGTCATGGGAGCTCAGGGTCCAAAGTCCCTG GTGCAGCTGAAACTGCTTATTCAGACACTGCTTCTCATG GGTCATCAAGCCAAGTAGCACTGAGTCATGTGTCTTCAGGCCAAATGTCTTCAAACCATGTGTCAAGTCTGATGATATCAGGACACACAAGTGGCTCAGCTTTTGTTTCCTCTGAAATCCAGTCACAGACAGAGG aagcaGCAACTACAGATGGAACTGCACATGACATTGGTGACTATG GTGAAAGCCAGGCAGTTCATCTTGGATCTCAGATTGAAGCTCCAG GCTCAGAGTCAATATTAGAGAAACCAGAGACGGGTTCAGAGACTGAGACCAATG GCAATGGACACAAACATCTCATTAATGGACAGGAGACAGGACACGCAG GCATGAATAATTTCATGGAAGGCACGACTCAAATAGACTTGACAG GTGGTTTTGATTCATATGGTTCCAATCTGGAAATGACAG GCATTATAGACCATTCCAGCCATGACTTCCTTATTGGTTTAATGG GTGGCATTGGGGACGGCTTTTCTCCAGATCCTTACACCGACACTATAG CAGATCACATGGGACTCAATTTTCAGGTAGAGTCAACAG GAGCTGGATTAGATCCTGGATTTCCAGCCATTATCAGTTCAGCTCAACCAG CTCCTCACGCTGCAGAAAATGGTCCAGCTGCTTATGCCAGTG tGACCTCTGACAATGGTGCTCAACTCGGCTCCCCTGGAGATACGACAG AGGGAGCTGATAACAATGGTGCTGACTCACCCAATATAAATG GCAATGGCCGTCTCAGACCGGTTCCAGACATCCACAAAG GTGATGCTCCGGAGATCGGCATCCACCTTTACACCA CAGGTGAACACCAAGGACTCattacacaaacagacacag AAACCCTGGATGTTATATACCCTACTGCTAGCCCTGTCACCAAAATCCCCT CGGACACTGCGGTCACATCACACACTGAAGGGGTGGGACCGCAAACGGACGTGACAG CAGGTTTAATAGGTGAACCAGTGACTAACGGACACAAACAGATTAACATAACAA tCATGGCTGATTCCATCTACAGCTCTAGACCATCAAATACATTAG GGTATGAAAGCACTGGTGTGACTGAAGGAATCGAAACCATACAG ATTCTGTGA
- the si:ch211-80h18.1 gene encoding filaggrin-2 isoform X7, with translation MLSRNLVVASIAIVFLATAVSAAPVEDKEPEENDFEAEEGEEELSEEEEDDDDSKGQHMKGAGAQQATKVPKGPGVTVLPGISPVGEPPNGHKVNGAGALQASLGSASGSSVQAVGTDGSNGKDSQALPSSSHGTVHGHGSSGSKVPGAAETAYSDTASHGSSSQVALSHVSSGQMSSNHVSSLMISGHTSGSAFVSSEIQSQTEEAATTDGTAHDIGDYGESQAVHLGSQIEAPGSESILEKPETGSETETNGNGHKHLINGQETGHAGMNNFMEGTTQIDLTGGFDSYGSNLEMTGIIDHSSHDFLIGLMGGIGDGFSPDPYTDTIADHMGLNFQVESTGAGLDPGFPAIISSAQPVTSDNGAQLGSPGDTTEGADNNGADSPNINGNGRLRPVPDIHKGDAPEIGIHLYTTGEHQGLITQTDTAETLDVIYPTASPVTKIPSDTAVTSHTEGVGPQTDVTAGLIGEPVTNGHKQINITIMADSIYSSRPSNTLGYESTGVTEGIETIQIL, from the exons ATGTTGTCACG AAACCTTGTAGTTGCCTCAATAGCAATTGTCTTTCTGGCTACAGCAGTTTCAGCTGCTCCAGTCGAAG aCAAAGAACCAGAGGAAAATGATTTTGAAGCAGAGGAGGGTGAGGAAGAGCTCTCAGAGGAAGAAGAGG ATGATGATGACTCCAAAGGTCAACATATGAAGG GAGCTGGAGCCCAGCAAGCCACAAAGGTGCCCAAGGGCCCTG GTGTGACTGTTCTACCTGGCATTTCTCCGGTGGGCGAACCTCCAAACG GTCACAAAGTGAATGGAGCTGGTGCTTTACAGGCAAGCCTTGGCT CAGCAAGTGGATCCTCAGTCCAGGCAGTTGGAACTGATG GAAGTAACGGAAAAGACTCTCAAGCTTTGCCTTCAAGTTCTCACG GTACAGTTCATGGTCATGGGAGCTCAGGGTCCAAAGTCCCTG GTGCAGCTGAAACTGCTTATTCAGACACTGCTTCTCATG GGTCATCAAGCCAAGTAGCACTGAGTCATGTGTCTTCAGGCCAAATGTCTTCAAACCATGTGTCAAGTCTGATGATATCAGGACACACAAGTGGCTCAGCTTTTGTTTCCTCTGAAATCCAGTCACAGACAGAGG aagcaGCAACTACAGATGGAACTGCACATGACATTGGTGACTATG GTGAAAGCCAGGCAGTTCATCTTGGATCTCAGATTGAAGCTCCAG GCTCAGAGTCAATATTAGAGAAACCAGAGACGGGTTCAGAGACTGAGACCAATG GCAATGGACACAAACATCTCATTAATGGACAGGAGACAGGACACGCAG GCATGAATAATTTCATGGAAGGCACGACTCAAATAGACTTGACAG GTGGTTTTGATTCATATGGTTCCAATCTGGAAATGACAG GCATTATAGACCATTCCAGCCATGACTTCCTTATTGGTTTAATGG GTGGCATTGGGGACGGCTTTTCTCCAGATCCTTACACCGACACTATAG CAGATCACATGGGACTCAATTTTCAGGTAGAGTCAACAG GAGCTGGATTAGATCCTGGATTTCCAGCCATTATCAGTTCAGCTCAACCAG tGACCTCTGACAATGGTGCTCAACTCGGCTCCCCTGGAGATACGACAG AGGGAGCTGATAACAATGGTGCTGACTCACCCAATATAAATG GCAATGGCCGTCTCAGACCGGTTCCAGACATCCACAAAG GTGATGCTCCGGAGATCGGCATCCACCTTTACACCA CAGGTGAACACCAAGGACTCattacacaaacagacacag CAGAAACCCTGGATGTTATATACCCTACTGCTAGCCCTGTCACCAAAATCCCCT CGGACACTGCGGTCACATCACACACTGAAGGGGTGGGACCGCAAACGGACGTGACAG CAGGTTTAATAGGTGAACCAGTGACTAACGGACACAAACAGATTAACATAACAA tCATGGCTGATTCCATCTACAGCTCTAGACCATCAAATACATTAG GGTATGAAAGCACTGGTGTGACTGAAGGAATCGAAACCATACAG ATTCTGTGA
- the si:ch211-80h18.1 gene encoding filaggrin-2 isoform X2 — protein MLSRNLVVASIAIVFLATAVSAAPVEDKEPEENDFEAEEGEEELSEEEEDDDDSKGQHMKGAGAQQATKVPKGPGVTVLPGISPVGEPPNGHKVNGAGALQASLGSASGSSVQAVGTDGSNGKDSQALPSSSHGTVHGHGSSGSKVPGAAETAYSDTASHGSSSQVALSHVSSGQMSSNHVSSLMISGHTSGSAFVSSEIQSQTEEAATTDGTAHDIGDYGESQAVHLGSQIEAPGSESILEKPETGSETETNGNGHKHLINGQETGHAGMNNFMEGTTQIDLTGGFDSYGSNLEMTGIIDHSSHDFLIGLMGGIGDGFSPDPYTDTIDHMGLNFQVESTGAGLDPGFPAIISSAQPAPHAAENGPAAYASVTSDNGAQLGSPGDTTEGADNNGADSPNINGNGRLRPVPDIHKGDAPEIGIHLYTTGEHQGLITQTDTAETLDVIYPTASPVTKIPSDTAVTSHTEGVGPQTDVTAGLIGEPVTNGHKQINITIMADSIYSSRPSNTLGYESTGVTEGIETIQIL, from the exons ATGTTGTCACG AAACCTTGTAGTTGCCTCAATAGCAATTGTCTTTCTGGCTACAGCAGTTTCAGCTGCTCCAGTCGAAG aCAAAGAACCAGAGGAAAATGATTTTGAAGCAGAGGAGGGTGAGGAAGAGCTCTCAGAGGAAGAAGAGG ATGATGATGACTCCAAAGGTCAACATATGAAGG GAGCTGGAGCCCAGCAAGCCACAAAGGTGCCCAAGGGCCCTG GTGTGACTGTTCTACCTGGCATTTCTCCGGTGGGCGAACCTCCAAACG GTCACAAAGTGAATGGAGCTGGTGCTTTACAGGCAAGCCTTGGCT CAGCAAGTGGATCCTCAGTCCAGGCAGTTGGAACTGATG GAAGTAACGGAAAAGACTCTCAAGCTTTGCCTTCAAGTTCTCACG GTACAGTTCATGGTCATGGGAGCTCAGGGTCCAAAGTCCCTG GTGCAGCTGAAACTGCTTATTCAGACACTGCTTCTCATG GGTCATCAAGCCAAGTAGCACTGAGTCATGTGTCTTCAGGCCAAATGTCTTCAAACCATGTGTCAAGTCTGATGATATCAGGACACACAAGTGGCTCAGCTTTTGTTTCCTCTGAAATCCAGTCACAGACAGAGG aagcaGCAACTACAGATGGAACTGCACATGACATTGGTGACTATG GTGAAAGCCAGGCAGTTCATCTTGGATCTCAGATTGAAGCTCCAG GCTCAGAGTCAATATTAGAGAAACCAGAGACGGGTTCAGAGACTGAGACCAATG GCAATGGACACAAACATCTCATTAATGGACAGGAGACAGGACACGCAG GCATGAATAATTTCATGGAAGGCACGACTCAAATAGACTTGACAG GTGGTTTTGATTCATATGGTTCCAATCTGGAAATGACAG GCATTATAGACCATTCCAGCCATGACTTCCTTATTGGTTTAATGG GTGGCATTGGGGACGGCTTTTCTCCAGATCCTTACACCGACACTATAG ATCACATGGGACTCAATTTTCAGGTAGAGTCAACAG GAGCTGGATTAGATCCTGGATTTCCAGCCATTATCAGTTCAGCTCAACCAG CTCCTCACGCTGCAGAAAATGGTCCAGCTGCTTATGCCAGTG tGACCTCTGACAATGGTGCTCAACTCGGCTCCCCTGGAGATACGACAG AGGGAGCTGATAACAATGGTGCTGACTCACCCAATATAAATG GCAATGGCCGTCTCAGACCGGTTCCAGACATCCACAAAG GTGATGCTCCGGAGATCGGCATCCACCTTTACACCA CAGGTGAACACCAAGGACTCattacacaaacagacacag CAGAAACCCTGGATGTTATATACCCTACTGCTAGCCCTGTCACCAAAATCCCCT CGGACACTGCGGTCACATCACACACTGAAGGGGTGGGACCGCAAACGGACGTGACAG CAGGTTTAATAGGTGAACCAGTGACTAACGGACACAAACAGATTAACATAACAA tCATGGCTGATTCCATCTACAGCTCTAGACCATCAAATACATTAG GGTATGAAAGCACTGGTGTGACTGAAGGAATCGAAACCATACAG ATTCTGTGA
- the si:ch211-80h18.1 gene encoding filaggrin-2 isoform X8, whose amino-acid sequence MLSRNLVVASIAIVFLATAVSAAPVEDKEPEENDFEAEEGEEELSEEEEDDDDSKGQHMKGAGAQQATKVPKGPGVTVLPGISPVGEPPNGHKVNGAGALQASLGSASGSSVQAVGTDGSNGKDSQALPSSSHGTVHGHGSSGSKVPGAAETAYSDTASHGSSSQVALSHVSSGQMSSNHVSSLMISGHTSGSAFVSSEIQSQTEEAATTDGTAHDIGDYGESQAVHLGSQIEAPGSESILEKPETGSETETNGNGHKHLINGQETGHAGMNNFMEGTTQIDLTGGFDSYGSNLEMTGIIDHSSHDFLIGLMGGIGDGFSPDPYTDTIDHMGLNFQVESTGAGLDPGFPAIISSAQPVTSDNGAQLGSPGDTTEGADNNGADSPNINGNGRLRPVPDIHKGDAPEIGIHLYTTGEHQGLITQTDTAETLDVIYPTASPVTKIPSDTAVTSHTEGVGPQTDVTAGLIGEPVTNGHKQINITIMADSIYSSRPSNTLGYESTGVTEGIETIQIL is encoded by the exons ATGTTGTCACG AAACCTTGTAGTTGCCTCAATAGCAATTGTCTTTCTGGCTACAGCAGTTTCAGCTGCTCCAGTCGAAG aCAAAGAACCAGAGGAAAATGATTTTGAAGCAGAGGAGGGTGAGGAAGAGCTCTCAGAGGAAGAAGAGG ATGATGATGACTCCAAAGGTCAACATATGAAGG GAGCTGGAGCCCAGCAAGCCACAAAGGTGCCCAAGGGCCCTG GTGTGACTGTTCTACCTGGCATTTCTCCGGTGGGCGAACCTCCAAACG GTCACAAAGTGAATGGAGCTGGTGCTTTACAGGCAAGCCTTGGCT CAGCAAGTGGATCCTCAGTCCAGGCAGTTGGAACTGATG GAAGTAACGGAAAAGACTCTCAAGCTTTGCCTTCAAGTTCTCACG GTACAGTTCATGGTCATGGGAGCTCAGGGTCCAAAGTCCCTG GTGCAGCTGAAACTGCTTATTCAGACACTGCTTCTCATG GGTCATCAAGCCAAGTAGCACTGAGTCATGTGTCTTCAGGCCAAATGTCTTCAAACCATGTGTCAAGTCTGATGATATCAGGACACACAAGTGGCTCAGCTTTTGTTTCCTCTGAAATCCAGTCACAGACAGAGG aagcaGCAACTACAGATGGAACTGCACATGACATTGGTGACTATG GTGAAAGCCAGGCAGTTCATCTTGGATCTCAGATTGAAGCTCCAG GCTCAGAGTCAATATTAGAGAAACCAGAGACGGGTTCAGAGACTGAGACCAATG GCAATGGACACAAACATCTCATTAATGGACAGGAGACAGGACACGCAG GCATGAATAATTTCATGGAAGGCACGACTCAAATAGACTTGACAG GTGGTTTTGATTCATATGGTTCCAATCTGGAAATGACAG GCATTATAGACCATTCCAGCCATGACTTCCTTATTGGTTTAATGG GTGGCATTGGGGACGGCTTTTCTCCAGATCCTTACACCGACACTATAG ATCACATGGGACTCAATTTTCAGGTAGAGTCAACAG GAGCTGGATTAGATCCTGGATTTCCAGCCATTATCAGTTCAGCTCAACCAG tGACCTCTGACAATGGTGCTCAACTCGGCTCCCCTGGAGATACGACAG AGGGAGCTGATAACAATGGTGCTGACTCACCCAATATAAATG GCAATGGCCGTCTCAGACCGGTTCCAGACATCCACAAAG GTGATGCTCCGGAGATCGGCATCCACCTTTACACCA CAGGTGAACACCAAGGACTCattacacaaacagacacag CAGAAACCCTGGATGTTATATACCCTACTGCTAGCCCTGTCACCAAAATCCCCT CGGACACTGCGGTCACATCACACACTGAAGGGGTGGGACCGCAAACGGACGTGACAG CAGGTTTAATAGGTGAACCAGTGACTAACGGACACAAACAGATTAACATAACAA tCATGGCTGATTCCATCTACAGCTCTAGACCATCAAATACATTAG GGTATGAAAGCACTGGTGTGACTGAAGGAATCGAAACCATACAG ATTCTGTGA